The proteins below come from a single Alkalispirillum mobile genomic window:
- a CDS encoding molybdopterin dinucleotide binding domain-containing protein, which yields MDRSRRNLLKTGAAGAALATAAVGYSGVLGKMSQGQWAGERPPSALHGKSLAPEFQVDAITGAITPNPDQRTAFTMCMGCTTFCGVRLRIDRQSGDVLRVAGNPYSPLSADPALPWETPVEEALHSLSRHGKRGLEGRSTACGRGAAVLEQMRSPHRVTQPLKRVGPRNGGEWQPISFEQLIEELVEGGDLFGEGHVDGLRAIRDLDTPIDPERPELGPRANQLAVIDAANDGGRAFAQRFSRLAFGSQNYAGHGSYCGGAYRSGSAAMFGHLRQMPHAKPDFRHADFVLFIGTAPGNAGNPFKRQGRQIADARSDAGRNFEYVVIDPVLTHAGNKPSAHAGRWVPIKPGTDGAMAMALIRWILDNKREDQTYLAQPNPDAAEAAGEASWSNATHLVVQTPGDRRDGRMLRAADLGLGSDEQYVVLPDDGDEPVAHDRLTGPARRYFRGQVTTADGESLTVATSLTLLREAAEQHTLAEYSAICGIPEQTLIDLADTFTRHGKRAAANTHGGMMAGNGFYNAWAVVMLNTLIGNLNCKGGTVVAGGRYPEVAPGPRYNLVDFPGKVAPRGRHVSRNSQPLTDRPVEAPWFPVAPNLTVELFSSALDGYPYGLKALFLRNANPLYGIPGMAKHLEEKLRDPGRIPLLVSIDPFMNETSAYADYVVPDTFMYEAWGWAAPWAGVPTRVTTARWPAVESPNARTAEGSPVCMESLFIGLAKAMDLPGFGDDAIPDADGRLHPLHRPEDYYVRAGANVAWADDPVPEVNDTELALSGVDHIRPVLEDCLKPEEWRRVAYVYARGGRYEDEARAFEGTKTRHRFGGPMHLYREEVGTASNGLMEERFPGTPTWYPARFADGSKVAEHYPEPEWPAQLISFKSPLQNSYSIAVKRLRQLHPDNPVLVHPEDAARWGLRNGQSVRITTPGGSETAIVQLRRGVQRGVIAVEHSFGHKELGARQHRIGDQDFGGEGALAAGLNLNDLGLADPTRSGSSVWVDPVAGSTVRQGLPARITPA from the coding sequence ATGGACCGTTCCCGTCGCAATCTATTGAAGACCGGCGCCGCGGGCGCCGCCCTCGCCACCGCCGCCGTGGGTTATTCCGGTGTGCTGGGCAAGATGAGCCAGGGCCAGTGGGCCGGGGAGCGCCCGCCCAGCGCCCTGCACGGCAAGTCGCTGGCACCGGAGTTCCAGGTGGACGCCATCACCGGCGCCATCACCCCCAATCCGGACCAGCGCACCGCCTTCACCATGTGCATGGGTTGCACCACCTTCTGCGGCGTGCGCCTGCGCATCGACCGGCAGAGCGGTGACGTACTGCGGGTGGCCGGCAACCCCTACAGCCCCCTCTCCGCGGACCCCGCCCTGCCCTGGGAGACACCGGTGGAGGAGGCGCTGCACAGTCTCTCCCGCCACGGCAAACGCGGTCTGGAGGGCCGTTCCACCGCCTGCGGCCGGGGCGCAGCAGTGCTGGAGCAGATGCGCTCGCCCCACCGGGTGACCCAGCCCCTGAAGCGGGTCGGCCCGCGCAACGGCGGCGAGTGGCAGCCCATCTCCTTCGAGCAACTGATCGAGGAGCTGGTGGAAGGGGGCGACCTGTTCGGCGAGGGGCACGTGGACGGCCTCCGCGCCATCCGCGACCTGGACACCCCCATCGACCCGGAACGCCCGGAACTGGGCCCCCGGGCCAACCAGTTGGCAGTGATCGACGCCGCCAACGACGGCGGCCGCGCCTTCGCCCAGCGCTTCTCCCGGCTGGCCTTCGGCAGCCAGAACTACGCCGGCCACGGCTCCTACTGCGGCGGGGCCTACCGCTCCGGTTCGGCGGCCATGTTCGGCCACCTCCGGCAGATGCCCCACGCCAAGCCCGACTTCCGCCACGCGGATTTCGTGCTGTTCATCGGCACCGCGCCCGGCAACGCGGGCAACCCCTTCAAGCGCCAGGGCCGGCAGATCGCCGACGCCCGCAGCGACGCCGGGCGCAACTTCGAGTACGTGGTCATCGACCCGGTGCTCACCCACGCCGGCAACAAGCCCAGCGCCCACGCCGGCCGCTGGGTACCCATCAAGCCCGGCACCGACGGCGCCATGGCCATGGCCCTGATCCGCTGGATCCTGGACAACAAGCGGGAGGACCAGACCTACCTGGCCCAACCCAACCCGGACGCCGCCGAGGCCGCCGGCGAGGCCAGCTGGAGCAATGCTACCCACCTGGTGGTGCAGACCCCCGGTGATCGCCGCGACGGCCGCATGCTCCGGGCCGCCGACCTGGGCCTGGGTAGCGACGAGCAGTACGTGGTCCTCCCGGACGACGGGGACGAGCCGGTGGCGCACGACCGTCTGACCGGCCCTGCCCGGCGCTACTTCCGTGGCCAGGTGACCACCGCCGACGGGGAGAGCCTGACCGTCGCCACCAGCCTCACCCTGCTGCGCGAGGCGGCCGAGCAGCACACCCTGGCCGAGTACTCGGCGATCTGCGGCATCCCCGAGCAGACCCTGATTGACCTGGCCGATACCTTTACCCGCCACGGCAAGCGGGCGGCGGCCAACACCCACGGCGGCATGATGGCCGGCAACGGCTTCTACAACGCCTGGGCGGTGGTGATGCTGAACACCCTGATCGGCAACCTGAACTGCAAGGGGGGCACGGTGGTGGCCGGCGGGCGCTACCCGGAGGTGGCCCCGGGTCCCCGCTACAACCTGGTGGACTTTCCGGGCAAGGTGGCCCCCCGCGGCCGGCATGTCAGCCGCAACAGCCAGCCGTTGACCGATCGGCCCGTGGAGGCGCCCTGGTTCCCGGTGGCGCCCAACCTCACCGTGGAGCTGTTCAGCTCTGCGCTGGACGGCTACCCCTATGGCCTGAAGGCACTCTTCCTGCGCAACGCCAACCCGCTCTACGGCATCCCGGGCATGGCCAAGCACCTGGAAGAGAAGCTGCGCGACCCCGGGCGCATCCCGCTGCTGGTCTCCATCGACCCCTTCATGAACGAGACTTCCGCCTACGCCGATTACGTGGTGCCGGACACCTTCATGTACGAGGCCTGGGGCTGGGCCGCCCCGTGGGCCGGCGTGCCCACCCGGGTAACCACCGCCCGCTGGCCGGCGGTGGAGTCCCCCAACGCCCGCACGGCGGAGGGGAGCCCGGTCTGCATGGAGAGCCTGTTCATCGGCCTGGCCAAGGCCATGGACCTCCCCGGCTTCGGCGACGACGCCATCCCCGACGCCGACGGCCGACTGCACCCCCTGCACCGGCCGGAGGATTACTACGTCCGCGCCGGCGCCAACGTGGCCTGGGCCGATGACCCGGTACCGGAGGTGAATGACACCGAGCTGGCCCTGAGCGGCGTGGACCACATTCGCCCGGTGCTGGAAGACTGCCTCAAGCCCGAGGAGTGGCGGCGGGTGGCCTACGTCTACGCCCGGGGCGGCCGCTACGAGGACGAAGCCCGCGCCTTCGAGGGGACCAAGACCCGGCACCGCTTTGGCGGCCCCATGCACCTCTACCGCGAGGAGGTGGGCACGGCCAGCAACGGCCTCATGGAAGAGCGCTTCCCCGGCACCCCCACCTGGTACCCGGCCCGCTTCGCCGACGGTAGCAAGGTCGCCGAACATTACCCGGAACCGGAGTGGCCGGCGCAACTGATCAGCTTCAAGTCACCGCTGCAGAACTCCTACAGCATCGCGGTGAAACGCCTGCGCCAGCTGCATCCGGACAACCCGGTACTGGTCCACCCGGAGGACGCGGCGCGCTGGGGCCTGCGCAACGGCCAAAGCGTACGCATCACCACCCCCGGAGGCAGTGAAACCGCCATCGTGCAGCTGCGCCGGGGGGTGCAGCGGGGCGTGATCGCCGTGGAGCACAGCTTCGGGCACAAGGAGTTGGGGGCGCGGCAGCACCGGATCGGCGATCAGGACTTCGGGGGTGAGGGGGCCCTGGCGGCCGGGCTCAACCTCAACGATCTGGGGCTGGCGGACCCCACCCGGTCCGGCAGTTCCGTCTGGGTGGACCCCGTGGCCGGCAGTACAGTGCGGCAGGGCCTGCCGGCGCGTATCACACCAGCCTGA
- a CDS encoding histone deacetylase family protein: MIGDRRVIAFHDARMLEHRPDVQDAYQPGRLATRVKRMLDGLTIQWNYPEHPGRLTAIVDLLVREPVPGVTFRAGRTASPAELARVHTYSYLESIYALRGKHAWLDVDTTAVSPGSVDAAEVAAGTAIAAVEAVFGGEADAAFALARPPGHHAEAVRARGFCLFNNVAVAAAHAQAALGCERVLIVDWDAHHGNGTQDIFRADPDVLFFDTHRAPPFYPGSGRLEEIGDGLGEGATVNVPLPAGAGDAALLRAFRDVLVPAADWFRPDLVLVSAGFDPHRLDQALDVSYEGFAALTGVVQDIADRHSRGRIAFVLEGGYNVEALSRGARTVLEVLAGRAPTPVAETGMDEVEDAIQFHRDAFQAP, from the coding sequence GTGATTGGAGACCGCCGCGTCATCGCCTTCCACGACGCCCGGATGCTGGAGCACCGGCCGGATGTTCAGGACGCATACCAGCCGGGCCGGCTGGCCACCCGCGTGAAGCGCATGCTGGACGGGCTCACCATCCAGTGGAACTACCCGGAACACCCGGGCCGGCTCACCGCCATCGTCGACCTGCTGGTACGTGAGCCGGTTCCCGGGGTGACCTTCCGCGCCGGGCGCACCGCCTCCCCGGCGGAGCTGGCCCGGGTTCACACGTACTCCTACCTTGAGAGCATCTACGCCTTACGCGGTAAACACGCCTGGCTGGACGTGGACACCACCGCGGTCTCCCCCGGCAGCGTGGACGCCGCCGAAGTGGCCGCCGGTACTGCCATCGCCGCCGTGGAAGCGGTGTTCGGCGGTGAGGCGGATGCCGCCTTCGCCCTGGCGCGGCCACCCGGGCATCACGCCGAGGCGGTGCGGGCGCGCGGATTCTGCCTGTTCAACAACGTGGCCGTCGCAGCCGCCCACGCCCAGGCGGCGTTGGGCTGCGAGCGGGTACTGATCGTCGACTGGGACGCCCACCACGGCAACGGCACCCAGGATATCTTCCGCGCAGACCCCGACGTACTCTTCTTCGACACCCATCGGGCCCCTCCCTTCTACCCCGGTTCCGGCCGGCTGGAGGAGATCGGTGACGGCCTCGGTGAAGGGGCCACTGTCAACGTACCGCTGCCCGCCGGAGCCGGGGACGCCGCCCTGCTGCGCGCCTTCCGGGACGTCCTGGTACCCGCCGCCGACTGGTTCCGCCCCGACCTGGTGCTGGTGTCCGCCGGGTTCGACCCGCACCGGCTGGATCAGGCACTGGACGTCAGTTACGAGGGCTTTGCGGCCCTGACCGGCGTCGTACAGGACATTGCCGACCGGCACAGTCGCGGGCGTATCGCCTTCGTGTTGGAAGGGGGCTACAACGTTGAAGCCCTGTCACGGGGTGCGCGGACGGTGCTGGAAGTCCTGGCCGGCCGGGCACCGACGCCCGTGGCGGAAACCGGTATGGACGAGGTGGAGGACGCCATCCAGTTTCATCGGGACGCCTTCCAGGCGCCCTGA
- a CDS encoding DUF294 nucleotidyltransferase-like domain-containing protein: MIGPVVEGLATGPPAAVADLAQALGRAEGQPALQRLAGEFVPLQASLAHSGMAGTAQARLITGLVDTLTRRLIALAEAELAEPAPGPWAWLACGSQGRAEQTVHTDQDNALVYADGLPKGADDWYRALAQRVTGGLDACGLPHCPGGVSPANREWRRSVSGWRQAMRSVVEAPERKAVMLATHYLDLRGVAGDPSLFEPVREEALAAAAANRRFIARLSDGATRPRPPWHALGRIWTPWVGEHAGRVDLKQGAILPLVQLARVYAVRAGVSARHTLERLEQAAAAGALAEDDAERLMAGYRAVIATRARLHAEAIRAGRPLHNQVPVADLTGAEYRAVRGAFRAILRRQRVLRQAVIREGL; this comes from the coding sequence GTGATTGGGCCCGTCGTTGAGGGGCTTGCCACCGGCCCGCCGGCGGCGGTGGCCGACCTCGCGCAGGCACTGGGCAGGGCCGAGGGCCAGCCTGCCCTGCAGCGCCTGGCGGGTGAGTTCGTGCCGCTGCAGGCCTCGCTGGCGCACTCGGGTATGGCGGGCACCGCCCAGGCCCGCCTCATCACCGGGCTGGTGGATACGCTCACCCGGCGTCTGATCGCCCTGGCGGAGGCGGAGCTTGCCGAACCCGCCCCCGGCCCTTGGGCCTGGCTGGCTTGCGGTTCCCAGGGCCGGGCGGAGCAGACCGTGCATACCGACCAGGACAACGCCCTGGTTTATGCCGACGGCCTGCCCAAGGGGGCGGATGACTGGTACCGCGCCCTCGCGCAACGGGTGACTGGCGGGCTCGATGCCTGTGGGCTGCCCCATTGCCCCGGTGGTGTCAGCCCGGCGAACCGGGAGTGGCGGCGCAGCGTGTCCGGTTGGCGGCAGGCGATGCGCTCGGTGGTCGAGGCCCCGGAGCGCAAGGCCGTCATGTTGGCCACCCATTACCTGGACCTTCGCGGGGTGGCCGGTGACCCCTCGCTGTTCGAGCCGGTCCGCGAAGAGGCCTTGGCGGCGGCCGCAGCCAACCGGCGTTTTATTGCCCGGCTGAGCGATGGCGCTACGCGGCCACGACCCCCGTGGCATGCGTTGGGGCGCATCTGGACCCCCTGGGTCGGCGAGCACGCGGGCCGGGTGGACCTGAAACAGGGCGCGATCCTGCCGTTGGTCCAGCTGGCTCGGGTGTACGCCGTGCGCGCCGGAGTGAGCGCCCGCCACACGCTGGAGAGGTTGGAGCAGGCGGCTGCGGCCGGTGCATTGGCCGAGGATGACGCCGAGCGGCTGATGGCCGGCTACCGTGCCGTGATCGCGACCCGGGCCCGCCTGCACGCGGAGGCCATTCGGGCCGGGCGCCCGTTGCACAACCAGGTACCGGTCGCGGACCTGACGGGGGCGGAATACCGGGCCGTGCGGGGTGCCTTTCGCGCCATTCTGCGCCGGCAGCGGGTACTGCGTCAGGCAGTGATCCGGGAGGGGTTGTAA